In Burkholderia sp. GAS332, one DNA window encodes the following:
- a CDS encoding UDP-galactose 4-epimerase, which yields MSTKGTILVTGGAGFIGSHTCVELLNGGYDVVVIDNLVNSNRESLRRVETITGKAVSFYEADARDEAALNRIFDAHPITGAIHFAALKAVGESVAKPIEYYSNNVGSLLTLLGVMRDRNVKQFVFSSSATVYGVPKSSPIDESFPLSATNPYGQSKLIAEQVLRDLEVADPSWRIATLRYFNPVGAHESGLIGEDPAGIPNNLMPYVAQVAVGKLEKLRVFGGDYETPDGTGVRDYIHVVDLARGHLAALDALVKRDASFVVNLGTGQGYSVIDVVKAFEKASGRPVPYEIVARRPGDVASCFADPAAALNVLGWRAEFGIERMCADHWRWQAGNPHGFA from the coding sequence ATGAGCACGAAGGGTACGATTCTGGTAACGGGCGGTGCAGGATTTATCGGCTCGCACACATGTGTCGAACTGCTGAACGGCGGCTACGACGTCGTGGTAATCGACAATCTCGTGAACAGCAATCGCGAATCGCTGCGGCGCGTGGAGACGATCACCGGCAAGGCCGTGAGCTTCTACGAAGCCGACGCGCGTGATGAAGCGGCGCTCAACCGTATTTTCGACGCCCACCCGATCACCGGCGCGATTCACTTTGCCGCGCTGAAGGCGGTGGGCGAATCGGTTGCCAAGCCGATCGAGTACTACAGCAATAACGTCGGCAGTTTGCTGACGCTGCTCGGCGTGATGCGCGATCGCAACGTAAAGCAGTTCGTGTTCAGCTCATCGGCGACAGTGTATGGCGTGCCGAAGAGCTCGCCGATCGATGAATCGTTTCCGCTGTCGGCCACCAATCCTTATGGACAGTCGAAGCTGATTGCCGAGCAGGTTTTGCGTGATCTGGAAGTGGCGGATCCTTCCTGGCGGATTGCGACGCTGCGCTATTTCAATCCGGTTGGCGCGCATGAAAGCGGGTTGATTGGGGAGGATCCGGCAGGGATTCCGAATAACCTGATGCCGTATGTGGCGCAGGTCGCGGTGGGTAAGCTGGAGAAGCTGCGGGTGTTTGGCGGCGACTATGAAACGCCGGATGGCACGGGGGTGCGGGACTATATCCACGTCGTGGATCTGGCGCGCGGGCATCTGGCTGCGCTGGATGCGCTGGTTAAGCGGGATGCCAGTTTTGTGGTGAATCTTGGGACGGGCCAGGGATATAGCGTGATCGATGTCGTGAAGGCGTTCGAGAAGGCTTCCGGGCGGCCTGTGCCTTATGAGATCGTGGCGCGGCGGCCGGGTGATGTGGCTTCGTGTTTTGCGGATCCGGCAGCGGCTTTGAATGTGCTTGGCTGGCGCGCGGAGTTTGGAATCGAGCGGATGTGTGCGGATCATTGGCGGTGGCAGGCCGGCAATCCGCACGGATTCGCCTGA
- a CDS encoding Glycosyltransferase involved in cell wall bisynthesis, whose amino-acid sequence MLVFIAPYNPVQGNEGRGLGATRKIEFFLSLAARLSDEVVLINTAHATKGWSKRQQRRIRVGDASIHEITLRTYPRRPVGKLLNLLEIGAVSEELASLGNPTAVWIYNAYVFESMLARELTRRFGAKLIFEFEDWLLSRRSWHPKPLMDFFAWRYFLPEPALCLAVNSNLSSLERRRSGCPVVMCPGIVAAGLLSACQTRPAFSKRADASVVVGYFGGLSIEKGADVLLDLIRSSSDEFVFSVCGVGPLSQEFRKLAEECDRLHFHGRVDDPTLFRLISECDVLVNIHSSIEKMANGIFPFKVIEYVAAGRLVISTPIPEMGIAEIADAICVTTPDVQSVAAWLAVAKETFNRKRAVIDRAMVAAGTVLSAGAMEKAISGVLRGSVLRGADVMNDPVTSGVGMEEL is encoded by the coding sequence ATGCTGGTTTTTATAGCTCCATATAATCCCGTGCAAGGCAACGAAGGGCGGGGTCTGGGCGCAACGCGGAAGATCGAATTCTTCCTGTCTTTGGCTGCTCGCCTTTCAGATGAGGTCGTTCTTATCAATACCGCGCACGCGACCAAGGGCTGGAGCAAACGCCAGCAACGGAGAATACGCGTCGGCGACGCATCGATCCATGAAATTACTCTCCGCACCTATCCAAGGCGTCCTGTCGGAAAGCTATTGAACTTGCTGGAAATTGGCGCCGTGAGCGAGGAACTTGCATCGCTGGGGAATCCGACCGCAGTGTGGATTTATAACGCGTATGTATTCGAATCGATGCTTGCGCGAGAACTGACGCGACGATTCGGCGCGAAGCTGATCTTCGAGTTCGAAGACTGGTTGCTGTCTCGTCGTTCGTGGCATCCGAAGCCGCTTATGGATTTCTTTGCGTGGCGCTATTTTCTTCCTGAGCCGGCGTTGTGTCTCGCGGTTAACTCAAATCTGTCGTCGCTCGAAAGGCGGCGCAGTGGGTGCCCTGTTGTCATGTGTCCAGGTATCGTGGCGGCAGGGCTGTTGAGTGCGTGTCAAACACGACCGGCGTTTTCGAAGCGGGCGGACGCCTCGGTGGTGGTCGGATATTTCGGCGGGCTCAGTATTGAAAAGGGTGCCGATGTGCTGCTCGACCTCATCAGGTCGAGCTCGGATGAGTTTGTCTTTTCCGTCTGCGGTGTCGGACCATTGTCCCAAGAGTTTCGGAAGCTCGCAGAAGAATGTGACAGGTTGCATTTCCATGGCCGGGTTGACGATCCGACCTTGTTCAGGCTGATCTCGGAATGCGACGTTCTGGTCAATATCCACTCGTCCATCGAGAAGATGGCGAACGGTATTTTCCCGTTCAAGGTCATTGAATATGTTGCGGCCGGCCGGCTTGTCATATCGACACCGATTCCTGAAATGGGAATAGCGGAGATCGCTGACGCGATATGTGTCACTACCCCTGACGTACAGTCGGTAGCGGCTTGGCTGGCGGTCGCGAAAGAGACATTTAACCGGAAGCGCGCGGTAATCGATCGTGCGATGGTCGCCGCAGGGACGGTCTTGTCGGCAGGCGCAATGGAGAAAGCAATCTCCGGTGTCCTGAGGGGCTCGGTCCTGCGGGGTGCTGATGTGATGAATGATCCCGTCACTTCGGGTGTGGGCATGGAGGAGCTGTGA
- a CDS encoding tyrosine-protein kinase Etk/Wzc — MAVITPIPYDAAKSEGTLLSDYLYVVLESWRSILIVVLTISCLGALYATIAQPVYRADVLIQIETNADTAASSDKEALGQLAAIFDTKAKATSDAEMELIRSRLVVGGAVTQLGLDVIVEPRYFPVVGRWLAGLYDGVGPANSFLGLGSFAWGGEDIKVSIFKLPPKSKLFGRKFMVVAQPNASFDLIGPDGQMLGHGRIGQELTASLEHETISLLISELTARASTEFKLVADSPLETIQRLQDALVISEKTKQSGVVGLSLDGTNPTLVANVVNAIAEQYVAQDVARRSADAEHSLSFLDEQLPKLRHEMEGAEERYNAFRNSKGTVDLSTESRLLLQQMVDRENITNNLLGEREDLSHHYRGGFPQLDALNAKIVLSQQEQDALSKRIAALPDMEQTALRLMRDVQVNTQLYTNLLNSAEQLRVVKAGHAGNVRVVDYAIAPEKPIKPKWKMVVALSALVGLGAGVAYAFLRRALYGGVERSDEMERALGVGVCAVVPHSNKQLRLQEKARRGVPGPHVLAILAPNDAAIEGMRSLRTALHSFDNIASNNIVMITGSRPGVGKSFMAVNLAAVMAAGGKRVLLIDADMRQGNLHASFNVDRNPGLCELLGGADVEDVLIRNVAQGVDLIPRGEMPENPADLLISPRLKDVLGRASTLYDAVIIDTPPVLAVTDASLIGQFAGTTLLVARHGRHSIPEMADTIKRLRHSGVSIGGILFTDVPSRKIGYHNGYEDSYNYGKNISQDRHTKWLSDHRI; from the coding sequence ATGGCTGTCATAACACCAATCCCGTACGACGCAGCGAAGTCGGAGGGGACCCTCCTGTCCGATTATTTGTACGTCGTGCTCGAATCGTGGCGTTCAATTCTCATTGTCGTGCTGACAATATCTTGCCTAGGAGCGCTATATGCGACGATCGCGCAGCCAGTGTATCGCGCAGATGTATTGATTCAGATAGAGACCAACGCCGATACGGCCGCCTCGTCGGACAAGGAGGCGCTCGGACAGCTCGCCGCGATATTCGACACCAAGGCGAAGGCGACCTCCGACGCGGAGATGGAACTGATCCGCTCGCGTCTTGTTGTAGGCGGCGCCGTTACACAGCTTGGTCTGGATGTCATTGTCGAGCCTCGTTATTTTCCAGTAGTTGGTCGATGGCTGGCGGGACTCTATGACGGCGTGGGACCGGCAAATTCATTTCTTGGTCTCGGTTCGTTTGCGTGGGGCGGCGAAGACATAAAAGTGTCGATCTTCAAGCTGCCACCGAAGTCAAAGTTGTTCGGACGCAAATTCATGGTCGTTGCACAGCCGAATGCATCATTCGATCTTATCGGCCCCGACGGACAGATGCTTGGACACGGCAGAATTGGACAAGAATTGACCGCGTCGTTGGAGCACGAGACAATTAGCTTGCTGATCAGCGAGTTGACGGCGCGCGCGAGCACGGAGTTTAAGCTGGTCGCCGATTCGCCACTCGAAACAATACAGCGCCTGCAGGACGCGCTCGTAATCTCCGAAAAAACGAAGCAGTCGGGTGTCGTCGGCCTTTCCCTGGACGGGACGAATCCGACACTCGTTGCCAACGTCGTCAATGCCATCGCTGAACAATATGTAGCCCAGGACGTAGCCCGACGATCGGCGGACGCCGAGCACTCACTCTCTTTCCTTGACGAGCAGTTGCCGAAACTGCGGCACGAGATGGAGGGCGCGGAGGAGCGGTACAACGCCTTTAGAAACAGTAAGGGCACGGTTGATTTGAGCACCGAGAGCCGTTTGCTGCTGCAGCAGATGGTCGATAGGGAAAACATCACGAACAATCTTTTAGGAGAGCGAGAAGACCTGAGTCATCATTATCGGGGTGGTTTTCCGCAACTCGATGCCCTGAATGCGAAGATCGTCTTGTCGCAGCAGGAGCAGGATGCGTTGAGCAAGCGCATCGCGGCCTTGCCCGATATGGAACAGACGGCACTGCGGTTGATGCGCGATGTGCAAGTCAACACGCAGTTGTACACGAATCTCCTGAACAGTGCCGAGCAACTACGGGTTGTAAAGGCTGGCCACGCCGGCAACGTTCGAGTGGTGGATTACGCGATCGCGCCAGAGAAACCGATTAAGCCAAAATGGAAGATGGTCGTCGCGCTTTCTGCTTTGGTCGGACTTGGAGCGGGCGTTGCGTACGCCTTCCTTCGGCGGGCGCTGTATGGCGGCGTAGAGCGTTCGGACGAGATGGAGAGGGCGCTCGGGGTTGGCGTTTGTGCTGTCGTTCCACACAGCAACAAGCAACTGCGTCTCCAGGAGAAAGCTCGACGCGGCGTCCCCGGCCCGCACGTTCTTGCGATCCTCGCTCCGAATGACGCCGCCATTGAAGGCATGCGAAGCCTGCGGACCGCTTTGCACTCGTTCGACAACATTGCCTCGAACAACATTGTCATGATCACGGGGTCACGTCCGGGCGTCGGCAAGTCGTTCATGGCCGTCAACCTTGCGGCGGTCATGGCGGCTGGCGGTAAGCGCGTGCTTCTGATCGACGCCGACATGCGGCAGGGAAACCTGCATGCCTCGTTCAATGTGGACCGCAACCCGGGTCTGTGCGAGCTTCTGGGCGGGGCTGATGTGGAGGATGTCCTGATACGGAACGTGGCGCAGGGAGTCGATTTGATCCCTCGCGGCGAGATGCCTGAAAACCCCGCGGATCTGCTGATAAGCCCACGCTTGAAGGACGTGCTGGGGCGGGCATCGACGCTATATGACGCCGTCATCATTGATACACCACCGGTACTCGCGGTCACGGACGCGAGTTTGATCGGACAGTTCGCGGGGACGACATTGCTCGTGGCGCGCCATGGGCGCCACAGTATTCCGGAAATGGCAGATACCATCAAACGGCTGCGTCACAGTGGCGTATCCATTGGAGGAATTCTGTTCACGGACGTTCCATCCAGAAAGATTGGATATCACAACGGCTATGAGGATTCCTATAACTATGGCAAAAACATAAGTCAGGATCGCCATACGAAATGGTTATCCGACCACCGCATATAG
- a CDS encoding Glycosyltransferase involved in cell wall bisynthesis — MRILHVIASAHPRSGGPIEALTRLSAHLKTVGHRLDVVCLDPAGAGADDGAFGSVVRLGHRGGKYSLNVRLVPWLKTAARDYDAVVVNGLWQFHGLAVLFALRGQGIPYFVVPHGMMDPWFNKAYPGKWVKKLAYWMLVERHLLKGAQNVIFTSESERVLAQSAFPFYKSREAVMVYGTAPPPTDYAQPGEGEQANRALENEDGERKNIILYIGRIHEKKGCDLLIRAYSDLGSECKNYRVVIAGPDDNALAGMLKMRAEELSIGSGISWPGMVTGAVKWSLMRSADVLVLPSHQENFGVSVAEALGCGVPVLITKKVAIWEEVVADQAGFADSDDQAGVSRLLRKWASTPAATKAAMRFNALACFNNRFHIERVAQSYVDIVGRTAMTRGSLQHDQAATD, encoded by the coding sequence TTGAGAATTCTTCATGTAATTGCTTCGGCACATCCTCGTAGCGGCGGTCCTATTGAGGCCCTGACGAGACTCTCTGCACATTTGAAGACGGTGGGGCATCGTCTCGATGTCGTTTGCCTCGATCCGGCCGGAGCGGGTGCAGACGACGGGGCATTCGGAAGCGTCGTCCGTCTTGGGCATCGTGGTGGCAAATATTCGTTGAATGTCCGGCTGGTGCCGTGGTTGAAGACTGCGGCGAGAGACTACGACGCGGTCGTGGTGAACGGCCTATGGCAATTCCACGGCCTGGCTGTCCTGTTCGCGTTGCGCGGCCAGGGCATTCCCTATTTCGTGGTGCCGCATGGAATGATGGACCCTTGGTTTAATAAAGCGTACCCCGGAAAGTGGGTCAAGAAGCTCGCCTATTGGATGCTCGTTGAACGTCACTTGCTCAAAGGCGCGCAGAACGTCATCTTCACATCCGAGAGCGAAAGGGTATTGGCTCAGTCGGCGTTCCCATTCTACAAATCCAGGGAAGCCGTGATGGTATACGGGACTGCCCCGCCACCCACCGATTATGCCCAGCCTGGGGAAGGCGAACAAGCGAATCGGGCGCTGGAAAATGAAGACGGGGAGCGGAAAAATATCATTCTTTATATTGGACGGATCCACGAGAAGAAGGGCTGCGACTTGCTGATCCGCGCTTACTCCGATCTCGGAAGTGAGTGCAAGAATTATCGGGTGGTCATTGCGGGCCCCGACGATAACGCTCTCGCGGGAATGCTGAAGATGCGAGCGGAAGAGCTCAGCATTGGCTCCGGGATTTCCTGGCCCGGCATGGTTACCGGGGCGGTGAAATGGTCGTTGATGCGATCCGCAGACGTACTTGTTTTGCCGTCGCATCAGGAGAACTTTGGCGTCTCGGTTGCTGAGGCGCTTGGGTGCGGTGTTCCTGTACTTATCACGAAAAAGGTGGCGATCTGGGAGGAGGTGGTCGCGGATCAAGCCGGGTTCGCGGACAGCGATGACCAAGCGGGGGTAAGCCGCCTCCTGAGAAAGTGGGCGTCCACGCCGGCGGCAACCAAAGCGGCGATGCGATTCAATGCGTTGGCGTGTTTCAACAACCGGTTCCATATCGAGAGGGTCGCTCAAAGCTACGTGGACATAGTGGGGCGCACGGCGATGACGCGTGGATCGCTGCAGCACGATCAGGCGGCTACAGATTAG
- a CDS encoding Glycosyltransferase involved in cell wall bisynthesis — translation MLNYIRSRWAPRMTDASVASLATVACELETRSGQTLETRTPPSRNLTRPVRLVVFLEQDSLAGGGYQQAKNAALLVKKLPASLCNVVFVTTRESSVEDLRRSGIEAVYFPMRRWRRLATSLRVKLTHMAPFSVLNNPAKLNAIDRFLGTLKADLVYFTNPSQLALLTEHFNYLFTVWDLSHRDEVEFPEVRIRREFERREILYQSALKKASGIFVDSVAGKDNVVRRYCIDSDRVHVVPFSPAVGILLSDDEYAQGYIDIKAKYQLTSDYVYYPAQFWPHKNHVYLLRGLRSLEDKFGIRLGAVFSGRDFGNKTYVHSIAADLGLDDRVVFTGFVPDDEIPYLYRQAVALVMPTYFGPTNLPPLEAFKLGVPVLYSDLTALRDQVGDAGVLLDLNDPGSMADGLHEIMTQPEFRMQLIERGRQRIEALGDAGRLATLHEAIERFQARKMCWGSSIWTG, via the coding sequence ATGCTGAATTACATTCGTTCTCGTTGGGCGCCGCGGATGACGGACGCTTCAGTAGCGTCTCTAGCGACAGTTGCGTGCGAACTCGAAACCCGTAGCGGCCAGACACTTGAGACGAGAACGCCCCCGAGCCGCAATCTGACCCGGCCGGTCAGGCTGGTGGTATTCCTCGAACAAGACAGCCTCGCCGGAGGAGGCTATCAGCAGGCGAAGAACGCCGCGCTCCTTGTAAAGAAGCTGCCTGCCAGTCTTTGCAACGTCGTGTTCGTGACAACACGTGAATCATCCGTGGAAGACCTGCGTCGAAGCGGGATCGAGGCGGTGTATTTTCCCATGAGGCGGTGGAGGCGGCTTGCGACGAGCCTGCGGGTAAAGCTTACGCATATGGCGCCATTTAGCGTGCTGAACAATCCCGCGAAGCTGAATGCGATCGATCGCTTCCTCGGCACGCTGAAGGCTGACTTGGTGTACTTTACGAATCCCTCGCAACTCGCGCTGCTCACGGAGCATTTCAACTACCTGTTCACTGTCTGGGATCTTTCGCATCGCGATGAGGTCGAGTTCCCGGAGGTGCGGATCAGGAGGGAGTTCGAGCGCCGGGAAATACTCTATCAATCGGCGCTCAAGAAAGCGTCCGGCATTTTCGTCGACTCGGTTGCCGGGAAAGACAACGTGGTGAGACGGTATTGCATCGACAGTGACCGGGTGCACGTAGTACCGTTCTCGCCGGCTGTCGGAATATTGCTGTCGGATGACGAGTACGCGCAGGGATACATCGATATCAAAGCGAAGTATCAGCTGACAAGCGACTACGTCTACTACCCGGCGCAATTCTGGCCTCATAAGAATCACGTCTACTTGCTTCGCGGCCTGCGGAGTCTGGAAGATAAATTCGGTATTCGTTTGGGTGCCGTCTTCTCCGGGCGCGACTTCGGTAACAAGACCTACGTGCATTCCATCGCGGCGGACCTCGGCCTCGACGACAGAGTCGTGTTCACCGGGTTCGTTCCCGATGACGAAATTCCGTATCTATACCGCCAAGCAGTGGCGTTGGTGATGCCGACATATTTTGGCCCGACCAATTTGCCACCGCTAGAGGCGTTCAAGCTAGGCGTGCCCGTTCTGTATTCGGACCTCACGGCGTTGCGGGATCAGGTCGGGGACGCTGGCGTGCTGCTGGACCTGAATGATCCGGGCAGCATGGCGGATGGTCTTCACGAGATCATGACGCAACCGGAATTTCGAATGCAGTTGATCGAGAGAGGCAGGCAGCGCATTGAAGCGCTTGGGGACGCCGGGAGGCTTGCAACCCTGCACGAAGCAATCGAGCGGTTCCAGGCGAGAAAAATGTGTTGGGGGAGTTCCATATGGACGGGGTGA
- a CDS encoding Right handed beta helix region, which produces MRKAFIILSTALMILCAEYANAFKLYVAPDGSNLASGRSLNIGSSNGPLADLGEAVRRVIAFRRKPGFSSTPIAIAIVDGVYRVSSPIVIPAGASGSPNAPLCIYAIHPGTVWISGGKPLAGFRTLRPGEAGELTGASRIAVRVLDLSGSGLVLHDLERHGWGAEPEVANTELYFNGERMPLARWPKSDYAHIAAVKGKTGQQFVADQPLPAGFILGRGAWAVGYWYYDWSMEALPVTVTDGRTDSFELGGTPAFSMRTGQRFFIQNVLSQLVSPRDWVLDAANQRIYFWPPSSDLSHAEVSDAETLLRIEGASHIDLTGLNFKLARGPAIVIRDSQSVQIRNAEIRGIGGRAIDATGKNIEVAGNRIHDVGDGGVYLSGGDRKTLTPGNLVAKDNDIYDFNLWNTTYRPGIRLAGVGNVAERNRIYDAPHVAIMIDGNDNVVRFNDIHDVVKSTSDAGAIYLGRDWTERGNAIVGNFLHNVGEGSSDARGVYLDDMVSGTTVQRNVFYKVPNAVYVGGGRDTAVEENLFVDSVPPISIDDRGLTWQADAVTDPKGQLRMALHAVPYQGDAYGKYPNLRNILVDDVGAPKYNELSNNLMIRSGCVVLSGPGFLNKRFLPKSTENVCVDRTDVFQFSERRPRLKDFDLPAAFRPRPPAFDALPPRHAGPRTDEGACATNP; this is translated from the coding sequence ATGAGGAAAGCGTTCATTATCCTGAGCACCGCGTTGATGATTTTGTGTGCCGAATACGCCAACGCTTTTAAGCTTTATGTCGCGCCCGACGGCAGCAATCTGGCCTCTGGCCGGTCACTGAATATTGGCAGTTCCAACGGCCCGCTTGCGGACCTTGGAGAAGCGGTAAGGCGCGTTATCGCGTTCCGGAGGAAGCCAGGCTTCTCGTCAACACCCATTGCCATTGCGATCGTGGATGGGGTGTATCGCGTGTCGAGTCCAATCGTGATTCCCGCTGGGGCATCCGGTTCGCCCAATGCCCCGCTATGCATCTATGCCATTCATCCGGGCACGGTGTGGATCAGCGGCGGGAAACCGCTTGCCGGGTTTCGGACACTCAGGCCAGGCGAAGCCGGCGAGTTGACAGGTGCCTCGAGGATTGCGGTCCGTGTTCTCGATCTTTCGGGCAGTGGGCTCGTGTTGCACGACCTGGAGCGCCACGGTTGGGGTGCGGAACCGGAGGTCGCAAACACGGAACTCTATTTTAATGGCGAGCGAATGCCGCTTGCGCGTTGGCCAAAATCTGACTATGCCCATATCGCAGCAGTGAAGGGCAAGACTGGCCAGCAATTCGTGGCGGACCAGCCTCTGCCCGCCGGCTTCATCCTGGGACGGGGGGCGTGGGCAGTAGGCTATTGGTACTACGACTGGTCGATGGAAGCGCTGCCGGTGACGGTAACTGATGGTCGTACGGACTCGTTCGAGTTGGGCGGCACGCCGGCCTTCTCCATGCGCACCGGGCAAAGATTTTTTATTCAGAACGTGCTGTCACAACTGGTATCTCCACGCGACTGGGTTTTAGATGCAGCAAACCAGCGAATCTATTTCTGGCCTCCGTCCAGCGATCTCTCGCACGCCGAGGTATCTGACGCGGAAACGCTGCTAAGGATCGAGGGTGCGAGCCATATCGATCTGACCGGTTTGAATTTCAAGCTAGCACGAGGTCCGGCGATCGTCATCCGCGACTCGCAGAGCGTGCAGATCCGCAACGCGGAGATCCGGGGCATTGGGGGACGGGCGATTGACGCGACGGGCAAAAACATCGAGGTTGCCGGCAACCGGATCCACGATGTTGGAGATGGGGGGGTGTACCTTTCCGGCGGAGATCGCAAAACGCTAACCCCTGGCAACCTGGTGGCAAAGGACAACGATATTTACGATTTTAATCTGTGGAACACCACCTACCGGCCCGGAATACGCCTGGCGGGTGTGGGCAACGTCGCTGAGCGTAATCGCATTTACGATGCCCCTCACGTTGCGATCATGATCGACGGCAACGACAACGTCGTCAGGTTCAATGACATCCATGACGTGGTGAAAAGTACCAGCGATGCCGGTGCGATCTATCTGGGGCGTGACTGGACGGAGCGCGGTAACGCGATCGTCGGCAATTTTCTGCACAACGTAGGCGAGGGGTCGTCAGATGCGCGGGGTGTGTACCTCGACGACATGGTGAGCGGCACAACCGTCCAACGAAATGTTTTCTACAAGGTTCCCAATGCGGTCTACGTCGGTGGCGGACGAGACACCGCCGTAGAAGAAAACCTGTTTGTCGACAGTGTGCCTCCCATCAGCATCGACGACCGCGGTTTGACGTGGCAGGCCGACGCGGTAACCGATCCGAAGGGACAGTTGAGGATGGCCTTGCATGCTGTTCCCTATCAGGGGGATGCTTATGGGAAATATCCCAATCTTCGCAACATTCTCGTGGACGATGTGGGCGCGCCTAAATATAACGAGTTGAGCAATAACTTGATGATTAGGAGCGGATGCGTGGTCCTTTCAGGCCCTGGCTTTCTGAATAAGCGATTCTTGCCGAAGTCAACGGAGAACGTGTGTGTCGACCGAACCGATGTCTTTCAATTTTCCGAGCGTAGGCCTCGCCTAAAGGACTTTGATTTACCCGCCGCGTTTCGTCCGCGGCCACCCGCTTTTGACGCACTACCGCCGAGGCATGCCGGTCCTCGAACTGACGAAGGCGCGTGCGCCACAAACCCGTGA
- a CDS encoding Membrane protein involved in the export of O-antigen and teichoic acid produces the protein MVFNAVSAALGLMVLLCSVSLTLPYLGQERFGVWMTISSLAAMLSLLDLGVGNGLVNLVAHAKSTDERWRLQTIVSRGVWLLIAIGVLAALVLAGALSVVGLHRVIKIRSQMAAHEAQTSVLVFIALFCANIPLGGVRKVFQGLQRAWEPHIASSIGYLCALPLLFACARYHAPIPYLIGATYGMQVFGSLLLLIRLYREKIFSFRPDRSTSAWHDWKVLLSSGWVFFALQIGAMCGWGSDALIVSHILGASEVARLAIAQRLFQFVPVTVAMLTGPLWGLYADAKARGDRLFILNTLKISLSAVSLLALLMSGTILLASPWLLHLWIGARLQVPALLLCAVAVWVVLDSFGSAFAIFMNGMGELRSQLFAVGLFCATALPLKIILLNALGSVAWVVWSTVFASLFADYAIFMVFFRKQIFRHVSAIDGAADGALAEPQTRVS, from the coding sequence ATGGTTTTCAACGCCGTGAGCGCCGCGTTGGGATTGATGGTCCTCCTGTGTTCTGTTTCATTGACACTTCCCTACCTGGGTCAGGAGCGCTTTGGCGTCTGGATGACCATTTCGAGTCTTGCCGCCATGCTCTCCCTGCTCGATCTGGGCGTGGGAAACGGCTTGGTCAATCTCGTCGCTCATGCGAAATCGACGGACGAGCGCTGGAGGCTGCAGACGATCGTCAGTCGCGGAGTGTGGTTGCTGATTGCTATCGGCGTGCTCGCGGCTTTGGTCCTCGCCGGCGCACTGAGCGTCGTCGGGCTTCACAGGGTCATCAAGATCCGATCACAGATGGCCGCGCACGAGGCGCAAACATCAGTTCTTGTTTTCATCGCGCTCTTTTGCGCAAACATTCCGCTAGGCGGCGTCAGAAAGGTCTTTCAAGGCTTGCAGCGCGCATGGGAGCCTCATATTGCCTCTTCGATTGGATATCTGTGCGCACTGCCCCTGCTGTTTGCGTGTGCCAGGTACCACGCGCCGATCCCTTATCTGATTGGTGCAACCTATGGCATGCAGGTTTTCGGTTCGTTGTTATTGTTGATACGGTTGTACCGGGAGAAAATCTTTTCCTTTCGTCCGGACAGGAGTACTTCTGCGTGGCATGACTGGAAAGTGCTCCTGAGCTCCGGCTGGGTGTTCTTTGCGTTGCAGATAGGAGCAATGTGCGGGTGGGGAAGCGACGCGCTGATCGTGTCGCACATCCTGGGTGCGTCCGAAGTAGCCCGGCTTGCAATCGCACAGCGGCTATTCCAATTCGTGCCCGTGACAGTAGCGATGCTGACAGGACCCCTGTGGGGACTCTACGCGGACGCGAAAGCGAGGGGGGATCGGCTGTTCATCCTGAACACGCTCAAGATCTCGCTGTCCGCTGTCAGTCTGCTTGCGTTGCTGATGAGCGGCACGATACTTCTAGCGTCGCCGTGGCTTCTGCACCTCTGGATAGGGGCGCGTCTGCAAGTGCCTGCGCTGCTACTTTGCGCGGTGGCAGTCTGGGTCGTCCTCGACTCCTTCGGAAGTGCTTTTGCGATCTTTATGAACGGCATGGGAGAGCTGAGATCGCAACTGTTTGCAGTCGGGCTGTTTTGCGCCACGGCGCTGCCGCTGAAGATCATCTTGCTGAATGCGCTCGGGTCGGTGGCATGGGTGGTCTGGTCAACCGTGTTCGCGAGCTTGTTCGCCGATTATGCGATTTTTATGGTGTTCTTCAGAAAGCAGATATTCCGGCACGTTTCGGCGATCGATGGGGCAGCCGATGGAGCGCTCGCCGAACCACAGACACGAGTCTCCTAA